A stretch of the Streptomyces sp. WMMB303 genome encodes the following:
- a CDS encoding histidinol-phosphate transaminase — MTGNSSVSSLDELPIRDELRGKSPYGAPQLDVPVRLNTNENPYPLPEALVARIAERVTEAARHLNRYPDRDAVELRTGLADYLSRTAGHSVDHRQVWAANGSNEVLQQLLQAFGGPGRTALGFEPSYSMHALLARGTGTGWLSGPRDDDFTIDTEAAVRAIAEHRPDVVFVCSPNNPTGTAVSEETVLALHDAAQAARPEHGALVVVDEAYGEFSHHPSLLPLIEGRPRLVLSRTMSKAFGAAGLRLGYLAAAPAVVDAVQLVRLPYHLSAVTQATALAALEHTDTLLGYVAQLKAERDRLVSELRALGCEVTDSDANFVQFGRFDGAAGSHAVWEALLARGVLVRDNGVPGRLRVTAGTPEENDTFLDAVRAVLKELKEKSD; from the coding sequence GTGACCGGCAACAGCTCCGTCTCCTCGCTGGACGAACTCCCCATCCGCGACGAGCTGCGCGGCAAGTCCCCCTACGGCGCGCCCCAGCTCGACGTACCCGTCCGGCTGAACACCAACGAGAACCCCTACCCGCTGCCCGAGGCGCTCGTGGCGCGGATCGCCGAGCGGGTCACCGAGGCCGCGCGGCACCTCAACCGCTACCCGGACCGGGACGCGGTCGAGCTGCGCACCGGGTTGGCCGACTACCTCTCCCGCACCGCCGGACACTCCGTCGACCACCGGCAGGTGTGGGCGGCCAACGGCTCCAACGAGGTGCTCCAGCAGCTCCTCCAGGCGTTCGGCGGGCCGGGCCGGACGGCGCTGGGCTTCGAGCCGTCGTACTCGATGCACGCGCTGCTCGCCCGCGGCACCGGCACCGGCTGGCTGTCCGGCCCCCGCGACGACGACTTCACCATCGACACCGAGGCCGCCGTCCGCGCCATCGCCGAGCACCGGCCCGACGTCGTCTTCGTCTGCTCGCCCAACAACCCCACCGGCACCGCCGTCTCGGAGGAGACGGTGCTGGCCCTGCACGACGCCGCGCAGGCGGCGCGCCCCGAGCACGGGGCGCTGGTGGTGGTGGACGAGGCCTACGGCGAGTTCTCGCACCACCCCTCGCTGCTCCCGCTGATCGAGGGCCGGCCGCGGCTGGTGCTCTCGCGGACCATGTCCAAGGCGTTCGGCGCCGCCGGGCTGCGGCTGGGCTATCTGGCCGCCGCGCCCGCCGTGGTCGACGCCGTGCAACTGGTGCGGCTGCCCTACCACCTGTCGGCCGTCACCCAGGCCACGGCACTGGCCGCGCTGGAGCACACCGACACCCTGCTCGGTTACGTCGCGCAGCTGAAGGCCGAGCGCGACCGGCTGGTGAGCGAGCTGCGCGCACTCGGCTGCGAGGTCACCGACTCGGACGCCAACTTCGTACAGTTCGGCCGCTTCGACGGCGCGGCCGGATCGCACGCCGTGTGGGAGGCGCTGCTGGCCCGCGGCGTACTGGTCCGGGACAACGGCGTCCCCGGCCGGCTGCGGGTGACGGCGGGCACGCCGGAGGAGAACGACACGTTCCTCGACGCGGTGCGAGCCGTGCTGAAGGAACTGAAGGAGAAGAGCGACTGA
- a CDS encoding SIMPL domain-containing protein has protein sequence MQTKIDNPWGISVYGAASVNATPDLVRLRIAVDRTEQTAAAAFGSAREGVAALRRTFREHGVPDAAVSSSQLGLRTEWEGYNANRKFLGYRCQADFSVTLTEMDALEPLLVAAVEAGANRVDGVDFDVRDKPGLRARARTEAVTAARRKAELYAEAAGVSLGAVVHIEDVDPEGPLASRYRSHAVDAAPGEGDLSPGQITVQGAVLLGFALT, from the coding sequence ATGCAAACGAAGATCGACAACCCGTGGGGTATCAGCGTCTACGGTGCCGCGAGTGTGAACGCCACGCCCGACCTGGTGCGGCTGCGGATCGCCGTGGACCGCACGGAGCAGACGGCGGCGGCGGCGTTCGGCTCGGCACGCGAGGGGGTGGCAGCGCTGCGGCGGACCTTCCGGGAACACGGCGTTCCGGACGCGGCGGTCTCGTCGTCGCAACTGGGGCTGCGCACCGAGTGGGAGGGATACAACGCGAACCGGAAGTTCTTGGGGTACCGCTGCCAGGCCGACTTCTCGGTGACACTGACGGAGATGGACGCGTTGGAGCCGCTGCTGGTGGCCGCCGTGGAGGCCGGCGCCAATCGGGTGGACGGGGTGGACTTCGACGTACGTGACAAGCCGGGACTGCGCGCCCGTGCCCGTACGGAGGCGGTGACCGCCGCGCGCCGCAAGGCTGAGCTCTACGCGGAGGCGGCCGGAGTCTCGCTCGGCGCGGTGGTGCACATAGAGGACGTCGATCCCGAAGGCCCCCTCGCCTCGCGGTACCGCAGTCACGCCGTCGACGCGGCACCCGGCGAGGGGGACCTGTCGCCGGGCCAGATCACCGTCCAGGGCGCCGTCCTGCTGGGCTTCGCCCTGACGTGA
- a CDS encoding oxidoreductase — protein MSEPVDSGEPPPGLRLTTAEWGLWQAFRNGTEHDLRHGESELDDPNGDHVWGPERTVRARVIALLLLHGPPPLLGRVASLHLTGALVTGCLDLAGGTVESYFELRQCRFEEEVRMPEARVNTARFVDCYLPRLEAARLTTEGDLHLPRCSIPEGVRLTDASIGTDLLLNAATVGSGPRNRAIAADGVSVSQELQASLLVTDGQVSLRGASVGSSLHMFGSVLRNPRGRFALYAPQMTVEQVASFGDAGRGSAPQIYGTTPPTGTRYDFGGQGGAHSWAPGLPRTGWDPHRTKHFQCTGGMVLDDGRFGSSLVIENARLQMQRDQELSLRRITTPELTFTPQLPERGLVVLSGASVEKLMDRASSWPGDHRLWMAGFTYQHAIPKEGHFNVRERLQWINAATAEYAPEPYEQLAAMYRNSGEDTNARQVLLAKQRRRRETLPLPGKLWGVLQDWTVAYGYRPAQAALWMALLWLTGAALFQAHRPPALKGDEAPHWNATLYALDLLLPVISFGQDTAWDPGGGYQWLAAVMILAGWVLATTVAAGATRLLRRQ, from the coding sequence GTGAGCGAGCCGGTGGACTCGGGCGAGCCGCCGCCGGGGCTGCGGCTGACGACTGCCGAGTGGGGGCTCTGGCAGGCGTTCCGCAACGGTACCGAGCACGATCTGCGGCACGGCGAGAGCGAGCTGGACGATCCGAACGGCGATCACGTCTGGGGTCCGGAGCGCACGGTCCGGGCCCGGGTGATAGCGCTGCTGCTGCTGCACGGGCCGCCGCCGCTGCTGGGCCGGGTGGCGTCGCTGCACCTGACCGGAGCGCTGGTGACCGGCTGCCTGGATCTGGCGGGCGGCACCGTGGAGAGCTACTTCGAGCTGCGGCAGTGCCGCTTCGAGGAGGAGGTGCGGATGCCGGAGGCGCGCGTCAACACGGCGCGCTTCGTCGACTGCTACCTGCCGCGGCTGGAGGCGGCCCGGCTGACCACCGAGGGGGATCTGCACCTGCCCCGGTGCAGCATCCCCGAAGGCGTGCGGCTGACGGACGCCTCGATCGGCACCGATCTGCTGCTGAACGCGGCCACCGTGGGCAGCGGCCCGCGCAACCGCGCGATCGCCGCCGACGGGGTCAGCGTCTCCCAGGAGCTCCAGGCCAGCCTGCTGGTCACCGACGGGCAGGTGAGTCTGCGCGGCGCCTCGGTGGGCAGCTCGCTGCACATGTTCGGCTCGGTGCTGCGCAATCCGCGCGGGCGCTTCGCGCTGTACGCGCCGCAGATGACCGTCGAGCAGGTGGCCAGCTTCGGCGACGCCGGGCGGGGCAGCGCTCCGCAGATCTACGGCACGACGCCGCCGACCGGCACCCGCTACGACTTCGGCGGCCAGGGCGGCGCCCACTCCTGGGCGCCGGGCCTTCCGCGCACGGGGTGGGACCCCCATCGCACCAAGCACTTCCAGTGCACCGGAGGCATGGTGCTGGACGACGGGCGGTTCGGCTCCTCGCTGGTGATCGAGAACGCCCGGCTGCAGATGCAGCGCGACCAGGAGCTGTCGCTGCGCCGCATCACCACCCCGGAGCTGACCTTCACCCCGCAACTGCCCGAGCGGGGGCTGGTGGTGCTCTCCGGCGCGTCGGTGGAGAAGCTGATGGACCGGGCCTCCAGCTGGCCGGGCGACCACCGGCTGTGGATGGCCGGATTCACCTACCAGCACGCGATCCCCAAAGAGGGCCATTTCAACGTCCGCGAACGGCTCCAGTGGATCAACGCCGCGACCGCGGAGTACGCGCCGGAGCCCTACGAGCAGCTCGCGGCGATGTACCGGAACAGCGGCGAGGACACCAACGCGCGCCAGGTGCTGCTGGCCAAGCAGCGACGGCGGCGGGAGACCCTGCCGCTGCCCGGCAAACTGTGGGGGGTGCTGCAGGACTGGACGGTGGCCTACGGCTACCGGCCGGCCCAGGCCGCACTGTGGATGGCGCTGCTGTGGCTGACGGGCGCGGCACTGTTCCAGGCACACCGGCCGCCCGCGCTCAAGGGCGACGAGGCGCCGCACTGGAACGCGACGCTGTACGCGCTGGACCTGCTGCTGCCGGTGATCTCCTTCGGCCAGGACACCGCCTGGGATCCGGGGGGCGGCTACCAGTGGCTGGCCGCCGTGATGATCCTGGCGGGCTGGGTGCTGGCGACCACGGTGGCGGCGGGTGCCACCCGGCTGCTGCGGCGGCAGTAG
- the hisD gene encoding histidinol dehydrogenase → MISRIDLRGAALATAASGPASGVLDRDLLPRAELDVEAALEKVRPICDDVRHRGAAAVIEYTERFDGVRLEQTRVPAEALDTALRELDPAVRAALEESVRRARIVHRDQRRTDSTVQVVPGGTVTERWVPVERVGLYVPGGRAVYPSSVVMNVVPAQEAGVGSLAVASPAQAGFGGLPHPTILAACALLDVDEVYAVGGAQAVAMFAHGTAECAPVQLVTGPGNIYVAAAKRLLKGVIGIDSEAGPTEIAILADDTADPAHVASDLISQAEHDVVAAAVLVTPSEELAEAVERELKTQVPATKHRERIAEALSGRQSGLVLVDSLEAGLAVVNGYAAEHLEIQTADAASWAARVRNAGAVFVGPYAPVSLGDYAAGSNHVLPTGGCACHSSGLSVQSFLRGIHVVDYTRDALAEITHHVVALAEAEDLPAHGAALKARFDWKVPEAP, encoded by the coding sequence GTGATCTCCCGAATCGATCTGCGCGGCGCCGCCCTCGCCACCGCGGCCTCCGGCCCGGCGAGCGGCGTGCTCGACCGCGACCTGCTGCCCCGCGCCGAGCTCGACGTCGAAGCCGCCCTGGAGAAGGTGCGGCCCATCTGCGACGACGTGCGGCATCGCGGCGCGGCGGCGGTGATCGAGTACACCGAGCGGTTCGACGGGGTGCGCCTGGAGCAGACCCGGGTGCCCGCCGAGGCGCTGGACACGGCCCTCCGGGAGCTGGATCCGGCCGTGCGCGCGGCTCTGGAGGAATCCGTCCGGCGCGCCCGGATCGTCCACCGCGACCAGCGGCGCACCGACTCCACCGTGCAGGTGGTGCCCGGCGGCACCGTCACCGAGCGCTGGGTCCCCGTGGAGCGGGTGGGGCTGTACGTCCCGGGCGGGCGCGCCGTCTACCCGTCCTCCGTCGTGATGAACGTGGTCCCCGCGCAGGAGGCCGGTGTCGGCTCGCTGGCCGTTGCCTCACCCGCGCAGGCCGGGTTCGGCGGCCTGCCGCACCCCACCATCCTCGCCGCGTGTGCGCTGCTGGACGTCGACGAGGTGTACGCGGTGGGCGGCGCCCAGGCCGTGGCGATGTTCGCCCACGGCACCGCGGAGTGCGCCCCGGTCCAGTTGGTGACCGGCCCCGGCAACATCTACGTGGCCGCGGCCAAGCGGCTGCTCAAGGGCGTCATCGGCATCGACTCCGAGGCGGGCCCGACCGAGATCGCGATCCTCGCCGACGACACGGCCGACCCGGCCCATGTCGCCTCCGACCTGATCAGCCAGGCCGAGCACGACGTGGTCGCCGCAGCGGTGCTCGTCACCCCTTCCGAGGAGCTCGCCGAGGCCGTCGAGCGGGAGCTGAAGACCCAGGTGCCCGCGACCAAGCACCGCGAACGCATCGCCGAGGCGCTGTCCGGGCGGCAATCGGGCCTCGTGCTCGTCGACTCGCTCGAGGCCGGGCTGGCCGTGGTGAACGGCTACGCCGCCGAGCACCTGGAGATCCAGACCGCCGACGCGGCGTCCTGGGCCGCGCGGGTGCGCAACGCGGGCGCCGTCTTCGTCGGCCCCTACGCGCCCGTCTCGCTGGGCGACTACGCCGCCGGCTCCAACCACGTGCTGCCCACCGGCGGCTGCGCCTGCCACTCCTCGGGTCTGTCCGTCCAGTCCTTCCTGCGCGGCATCCACGTCGTGGACTACACCCGGGACGCGCTGGCCGAGATCACCCACCATGTCGTCGCCCTGGCGGAGGCGGAGGATCTGCCCGCGCACGGCGCGGCGCTCAAGGCAAGGTTCGACTGGAAGGTGCCCGAGGCCCCGTGA
- the hisH gene encoding imidazole glycerol phosphate synthase subunit HisH has translation MSAVNGRKSVVVFDYGFGNVRSAERALERAGADVEITGDYDKAMAADGLLVPGVGAFAACMEGLVQARGHWVVGRRLAGGRPVLGICVGMQILFSRGIEHGREAEGLDEWPGTVGPLAHDAAHPVPHMGWNTVEAPADSRLFAGLPADERYYFVHSYAVHDWELETANPALKPPVVSWTAHADRFVSAVENGPLWATQFHPEKSGDAGAQLLKNWIESL, from the coding sequence ATGAGCGCGGTGAACGGCAGGAAGAGCGTCGTGGTCTTCGACTACGGCTTCGGCAATGTGCGCTCCGCCGAGCGCGCCCTGGAGCGGGCCGGCGCCGACGTCGAGATCACCGGCGACTACGACAAGGCGATGGCCGCCGACGGCCTGCTGGTGCCCGGCGTGGGTGCCTTCGCCGCCTGCATGGAGGGCCTGGTCCAAGCGCGCGGCCACTGGGTCGTCGGGCGCCGGCTGGCGGGCGGACGGCCCGTCCTGGGGATCTGCGTCGGTATGCAGATCCTCTTCTCCCGCGGGATCGAGCACGGCCGGGAGGCCGAGGGCCTGGACGAGTGGCCCGGCACCGTCGGCCCGCTCGCCCACGACGCCGCGCACCCGGTTCCGCACATGGGCTGGAACACCGTCGAGGCGCCCGCCGACTCGCGGCTGTTCGCCGGGCTGCCCGCCGACGAGCGGTACTACTTCGTCCACTCCTACGCCGTGCACGACTGGGAGCTGGAGACCGCCAACCCGGCCCTCAAGCCGCCGGTGGTGAGCTGGACCGCGCACGCCGACCGGTTCGTCTCCGCCGTGGAGAACGGTCCGCTGTGGGCCACCCAGTTCCACCCCGAGAAGTCCGGCGACGCCGGAGCACAGCTACTGAAGAACTGGATCGAGTCCCTGTGA
- a CDS encoding DUF397 domain-containing protein encodes MTTETPRWLTSSYSDNGGACVEVAANLAASHGTVPVRDSKNPDGPVLDLTTEAFSTFVTGIKSGDLGTA; translated from the coding sequence GTGACGACCGAAACCCCCCGCTGGCTCACGTCCTCCTACAGCGACAACGGCGGCGCCTGCGTGGAGGTCGCCGCCAACCTCGCCGCCAGCCACGGCACCGTCCCCGTCCGGGACTCCAAGAACCCCGACGGACCGGTTCTGGACCTGACCACCGAGGCGTTCTCCACCTTCGTGACGGGCATCAAGAGTGGAGACCTCGGCACCGCCTGA
- the ybaK gene encoding Cys-tRNA(Pro) deacylase: MARKSKRQTSATPAIVAATEAGIAFETHAYTHDPAAPSYGEEAAEAMGVPPEQVFKTLVAEVDGALTVAVVPVSASLDLKALAAAVGGKRAVMADPAAAERSSGYVRGGISPLGQRKRLPTVLHASAQDHATICVSAGRRGLEIELAPADLTALTGAVLAPVARG; encoded by the coding sequence ATGGCGAGGAAGAGCAAGCGGCAGACGTCGGCGACCCCGGCCATCGTCGCCGCCACCGAGGCGGGCATCGCGTTCGAGACGCACGCCTACACCCACGACCCGGCCGCCCCCTCCTACGGCGAGGAGGCCGCCGAGGCGATGGGCGTGCCGCCGGAGCAGGTCTTCAAGACCCTGGTGGCCGAGGTGGACGGTGCACTGACGGTCGCCGTCGTCCCGGTGTCGGCCTCGCTGGACCTGAAGGCGCTGGCGGCGGCGGTGGGCGGCAAGCGGGCCGTGATGGCCGACCCGGCCGCGGCCGAGCGCTCCTCCGGCTACGTCCGCGGCGGCATCTCCCCGCTCGGGCAGCGCAAGCGGCTCCCGACGGTGCTGCACGCCTCCGCGCAGGATCATGCGACGATCTGCGTCTCGGCCGGCCGCCGCGGACTGGAGATCGAACTGGCACCCGCGGACCTGACCGCGCTGACCGGCGCCGTCCTCGCCCCGGTCGCCCGCGGCTGA
- the hisB gene encoding imidazoleglycerol-phosphate dehydratase HisB, translating into MTRKGRVERTTKETSVVVEIDLDGTGEVDVSTGVGFYDHMLDQLGRHGLFDLTVKTEGDLHIDSHHTIEDTSLALGAAFKQALGDKRGIVRFANASVPLDESLAQVTVDLSGRPYLVHTEPEGMAPMIGSYDTTMTRHILESFVAQAQIALHVHVPYGRNAHHIVECQFKALARALRYASERDPRQTGIPSTKGAL; encoded by the coding sequence ATGACGCGCAAGGGCCGGGTGGAGCGCACCACCAAGGAGACCTCTGTCGTGGTGGAGATCGACCTCGACGGCACCGGCGAGGTGGACGTCTCCACCGGGGTGGGCTTCTACGACCACATGCTCGACCAGCTCGGCCGGCACGGCCTGTTCGACCTCACCGTCAAGACCGAGGGCGATCTGCACATCGACAGCCACCACACCATCGAGGACACCTCGCTGGCGCTGGGGGCCGCCTTCAAGCAGGCGCTCGGCGACAAGCGCGGCATCGTGCGGTTCGCGAACGCTTCGGTGCCGCTGGACGAGTCGCTCGCCCAGGTGACCGTCGACCTGTCCGGGCGCCCCTACCTCGTGCACACCGAGCCCGAGGGCATGGCGCCGATGATCGGCAGCTACGACACCACGATGACCCGCCACATCCTGGAGTCCTTCGTCGCCCAGGCGCAGATCGCGCTGCACGTCCACGTGCCCTACGGCCGCAACGCGCACCACATCGTGGAGTGCCAGTTCAAGGCGCTGGCCCGGGCCCTGCGGTACGCGAGTGAACGCGACCCGCGGCAGACCGGCATCCCGTCCACGAAGGGCGCTCTGTGA
- a CDS encoding helix-turn-helix transcriptional regulator, with translation MNRKELDPDSSPQAAFGARLRSMREARGWKQEELGDRTGYSSTHVSAVETGRKMPTLRFSRSADLAFGIADTTDTFEQQHREIRHGSLLEGFPQYVECEVRAAEIRAFEIGIIPGLLQTREYATVLAESAVNRGAITTDQAEERIALIAERQAALARTPPPLISVVLDESCIRRPIGAPDVMEAQLERVAEFAGRPNTLLQVAPFTMGARRTFNLPLYILTMADRSLLSYAESAQRGHLERDNRFVLPMLTAYHQLQAAAPSQTESVAMIDQLRKGSP, from the coding sequence TTGAACCGCAAGGAGTTGGATCCGGACAGCTCTCCCCAAGCGGCGTTCGGAGCGCGGCTGCGCAGCATGCGGGAGGCGCGCGGCTGGAAGCAGGAGGAGCTGGGAGACCGGACGGGGTATTCCAGTACGCATGTGTCAGCCGTCGAAACCGGTCGCAAGATGCCGACCTTGCGCTTCTCGCGCAGTGCGGACCTCGCCTTCGGCATCGCGGACACCACGGACACCTTCGAGCAGCAGCACCGCGAGATCCGGCACGGCAGCCTGCTGGAGGGCTTCCCCCAGTACGTGGAGTGCGAGGTGCGGGCGGCGGAGATCCGCGCGTTCGAGATCGGGATCATCCCCGGACTGCTCCAGACCCGGGAGTACGCGACGGTGCTGGCCGAGAGCGCGGTGAACCGGGGGGCGATCACGACCGACCAGGCCGAGGAACGGATCGCTCTGATCGCGGAGCGGCAGGCCGCACTCGCCCGTACGCCTCCACCGCTGATCTCCGTCGTGCTGGACGAGAGCTGCATCCGCCGACCGATCGGCGCACCCGACGTCATGGAGGCGCAGTTGGAGCGCGTCGCCGAGTTCGCCGGGCGGCCGAACACCCTGCTCCAGGTCGCCCCGTTCACCATGGGGGCTCGACGGACGTTCAATCTGCCGCTCTACATCCTGACGATGGCCGACCGCTCGCTGCTGTCGTACGCCGAGTCCGCGCAGCGGGGCCATCTGGAGCGGGACAACCGGTTCGTGCTGCCCATGCTGACGGCCTACCATCAGCTACAGGCCGCAGCGCCCTCCCAGACGGAATCCGTCGCCATGATCGATCAGTTACGAAAGGGCTCGCCGTGA
- the hisF gene encoding imidazole glycerol phosphate synthase subunit HisF — MTLAVRVIPCLDVDAGRVVKGVNFQNLRDAGDPVEMAKVYDAEGADELTFLDITASSGDRETTYDVVRRTAEQVFIPLTVGGGVRTPEDVDKLLRAGADKVGVNTAALARPELIREIAERFGSQVLVLSVDARRRAGGEGFEVTTHGGRRGADVDAVEWAHRAAELGAGEILLNSMDADGTKDGYDTEMIAAVRKHVTIPVIASGGAGRLDHFPPAIGAGADAVLAASVFHFGDLRIGEVKQTLRDAGHPVR; from the coding sequence ATGACCCTCGCGGTCCGAGTCATCCCCTGCCTGGACGTGGACGCCGGCCGGGTCGTCAAGGGCGTCAACTTCCAGAACCTGCGCGACGCCGGCGACCCGGTCGAGATGGCCAAGGTCTACGACGCCGAGGGCGCCGACGAGCTGACCTTCCTGGACATCACCGCCTCCTCCGGCGACCGCGAGACCACCTACGACGTGGTGCGCCGCACCGCCGAGCAGGTCTTCATCCCGCTGACCGTCGGCGGCGGGGTGCGCACCCCGGAGGACGTGGACAAGCTGCTGCGGGCCGGGGCCGACAAGGTCGGCGTCAACACCGCCGCCCTCGCCCGCCCGGAGCTGATCCGCGAGATCGCCGAGCGGTTCGGCAGCCAGGTGCTGGTGCTCTCCGTGGACGCGCGCCGCCGCGCCGGAGGCGAGGGCTTCGAGGTCACCACGCACGGCGGCCGCCGCGGCGCCGACGTCGACGCCGTCGAGTGGGCCCACCGGGCGGCCGAACTGGGTGCCGGGGAGATCCTGCTCAACTCGATGGACGCGGACGGCACCAAGGACGGCTACGACACCGAGATGATCGCCGCCGTCCGCAAGCACGTCACCATCCCCGTGATCGCCTCCGGCGGCGCCGGGCGGCTCGACCACTTCCCGCCCGCCATCGGAGCCGGTGCCGACGCCGTACTGGCCGCCTCGGTCTTCCACTTCGGCGACCTGCGGATCGGCGAGGTCAAGCAGACCCTGCGCGACGCGGGCCACCCGGTCCGCTGA
- a CDS encoding LON peptidase substrate-binding domain-containing protein has protein sequence MTTALPLFPLNSVLFPGLVLPLNIFEPRYRALMRDLLALPEDAPRRFGVVAIRDGREVAPAATGMPDSAAPQGTDPTAGFGPDPITSFYTVGCIADASTIRERVTGTGAADSAEEPEEAAPDTDPRGGTTGYEVLATGTTRFRLLSVDATGPYLTGEIEELPEEEGDEAGALASGVLRAFRAYQKRLASARERTLAAGQEQDLPDDPSVVSYLVAAATVLDTPAKQRLLQAPDTATRLADELKLLRREAAVIGKLPSLPAADLTRNPTSRN, from the coding sequence GTGACAACCGCGCTTCCGCTCTTCCCCCTCAACTCGGTGCTGTTCCCGGGGCTGGTGCTGCCGCTGAACATCTTCGAGCCGCGGTACCGCGCGCTGATGCGGGACCTGCTCGCACTGCCCGAGGACGCGCCCCGCCGCTTCGGTGTCGTCGCCATCCGGGACGGCCGCGAGGTCGCACCCGCCGCCACCGGAATGCCCGATTCCGCAGCGCCGCAGGGCACCGACCCGACGGCCGGCTTCGGCCCGGACCCGATCACCTCGTTCTACACGGTCGGCTGTATCGCCGACGCCTCCACCATCCGCGAACGCGTCACGGGCACGGGCGCGGCGGACTCCGCGGAGGAGCCGGAGGAGGCGGCGCCGGACACCGACCCGCGCGGCGGCACGACCGGCTACGAGGTGCTGGCTACCGGAACCACCCGGTTCCGGCTGCTGTCGGTCGACGCCACCGGCCCCTATCTGACCGGCGAGATCGAGGAGTTGCCGGAGGAGGAGGGCGACGAGGCGGGTGCGCTCGCCTCCGGCGTGCTGCGGGCCTTCCGCGCCTACCAGAAGCGGCTGGCCAGCGCCCGGGAGCGGACCCTGGCCGCCGGGCAGGAACAGGATCTGCCGGACGACCCCTCGGTGGTCTCCTACCTGGTCGCGGCGGCCACCGTGCTGGACACCCCCGCCAAGCAGCGGCTGCTCCAGGCCCCGGACACCGCGACCAGGCTGGCGGACGAGTTGAAGCTGCTGCGCAGGGAGGCGGCCGTCATCGGCAAGCTGCCCTCGCTGCCCGCGGCCGACCTGACGCGGAACCCGACCAGCCGGAACTGA
- the priA gene encoding bifunctional 1-(5-phosphoribosyl)-5-((5-phosphoribosylamino)methylideneamino)imidazole-4-carboxamide isomerase/phosphoribosylanthranilate isomerase PriA, whose translation MNEASNRLELLPAVDVRDGQAVRLVHGESGSETSYGDPLEAALAWQRAGAEWLHLVDLDAAFGTGDNRERIAEVAQSMEIKVELSGGIRDDASLAAALATGCRRVNLGTAALEAPEWVAGVIAEYGDRIAVGLDVRGTTLRGRGWTRDGGDLYETLARLDSEGCARYVVTDIAKDGTLKGPNLELLRTVCAATDRPVVASGGVSSLDDLRALAKLVPEGVEGAIVGKALYAKAFTLEEALEAVS comes from the coding sequence GTGAACGAGGCGAGCAACCGGCTGGAACTGCTGCCCGCCGTCGACGTCCGGGACGGGCAGGCCGTCCGCCTGGTGCACGGCGAGTCCGGCTCCGAGACCTCCTACGGCGACCCGCTGGAGGCGGCGCTGGCCTGGCAGCGTGCCGGAGCCGAGTGGCTGCACCTGGTCGACCTGGACGCCGCCTTCGGCACCGGCGACAACCGGGAGCGGATCGCCGAGGTCGCGCAGTCCATGGAGATCAAGGTCGAGCTGTCCGGCGGCATCCGCGACGACGCCTCGCTGGCGGCGGCGCTCGCCACCGGCTGCCGCCGCGTCAACCTCGGCACGGCGGCGCTGGAGGCCCCCGAGTGGGTCGCCGGGGTCATCGCCGAGTACGGCGACCGGATCGCCGTCGGCCTCGACGTGCGCGGTACCACGCTGCGCGGCCGCGGCTGGACCCGCGACGGCGGCGACCTCTACGAGACGCTGGCCCGCCTCGACTCCGAGGGCTGCGCCCGCTACGTCGTCACCGACATCGCCAAGGACGGCACTCTCAAGGGCCCCAACCTGGAGCTGCTGCGCACGGTGTGCGCCGCCACCGACCGGCCCGTCGTCGCCAGTGGCGGTGTCTCCTCGCTCGACGACCTGCGGGCCCTCGCGAAGCTGGTACCCGAGGGCGTCGAGGGCGCGATCGTGGGGAAGGCCCTCTACGCCAAGGCGTTCACCCTGGAAGAGGCGTTGGAGGCGGTTTCCTGA
- a CDS encoding RidA family protein, with the protein MGSIRRIGSGAPWEEPFGYARAVELPNGLVLVAGCTSVVDGVVAEGGPYDQTVTAFGVALDALKSLGLGADSVVRTRMYLTHARDVEEVGRAHKELFGEVRPVSSMIIVSGFADPSLVVEVEVEAYRDPQETPGAPGAQGAHGA; encoded by the coding sequence ATGGGTTCGATACGGCGGATCGGGTCCGGTGCCCCCTGGGAGGAGCCGTTCGGCTACGCGCGCGCCGTCGAACTGCCCAACGGCCTGGTGCTGGTGGCCGGCTGCACCTCGGTGGTGGACGGCGTGGTCGCCGAGGGCGGCCCCTACGACCAGACGGTCACCGCCTTCGGGGTGGCGCTGGACGCGCTCAAGTCCCTCGGCCTGGGCGCCGACAGCGTGGTGCGTACCCGGATGTATCTGACGCACGCGCGGGACGTCGAGGAGGTGGGACGCGCGCACAAGGAGCTGTTCGGCGAGGTCCGGCCCGTCTCCTCCATGATCATCGTGTCCGGCTTCGCCGACCCGAGCCTGGTGGTCGAGGTGGAGGTCGAGGCGTACCGGGACCCGCAAGAGACCCCAGGAGCCCCCGGAGCACAAGGAGCACACGGAGCATGA